TGCAGGGCGGCATTGTCGAAGTGGCCTCGGTGGACGTGGTCGACGGGCAGATCGTTAACCCGATGAGCGACCTGATCCTGCCGGACCGGCCAATTGGCCGCCAGGCGATGGCCATTCACCGCATTACCGAAGCGATGGTGCGCGGCAAGCCGACCATCGAGCAGGCGATCGGCCGTTATCACGGCAGCGCGTTTTACGTTGCGCACAACGCCAGCTTTGACCGGCGGATGCTGCCGGAGATGCACGGAGAGTGGATCTGTACCATGACCCTCGCCCGCGCGCTGTGGCCGGGGCGCAAGTACGGCAACCAGGCGCTGCGCGAGTCGCTGCAGCTGGAGGTGTCACCGCCGCCGGAGCTGCACGCCCACCGGGCGCTGTACGACTGCTACGTCACCGCCGCGCTGCTGATACGCATCATGGACTACAGCGGCTGGGATGCTGCGGAAATGCTGCGCCGCATGCAGGTCAAAGGCTCGGTCAACAGCCTGCCGTTTGGTAAGTATCGCGGGCAGAAGGTTGACGACGTGGCGAAAAAAGATCCGGGATACTGTCAGTGGATGCTGAAAAATATCCCGGACCTGAAGCCCGACCTGCGCGGTGCCCTGCTGCGCGCCTTAAGCGCCGCCGATTAAGCGGCCGGGCCGGCGAGCGTTCCGTTCGCCAGCCCAATCAGGAAGGCGTACTCCAGCGCCACCTCTTCCCACACCTTATAACGCCCCGATTTGCCGCCGTGGCCGGCATCCATATCGGTGTGCAGCACCAGCAGATGGTCATCAGTTTTCAGCTCACGCAGTTTTGCCACCCATTTGGCCGGCTCCCAGAACTGTACCTGCGAGTCGTGTAGCCCGGTGGTCACCAGCAGATGCGGATAGGCCTGCGCG
This portion of the Erwinia sp. E602 genome encodes:
- the exoX gene encoding exodeoxyribonuclease X produces the protein MLRVIDTETCGLQGGIVEVASVDVVDGQIVNPMSDLILPDRPIGRQAMAIHRITEAMVRGKPTIEQAIGRYHGSAFYVAHNASFDRRMLPEMHGEWICTMTLARALWPGRKYGNQALRESLQLEVSPPPELHAHRALYDCYVTAALLIRIMDYSGWDAAEMLRRMQVKGSVNSLPFGKYRGQKVDDVAKKDPGYCQWMLKNIPDLKPDLRGALLRALSAAD